In Brevibacillus marinus, the genomic window CCGGAGCGTCTGCCGCTTGCCACCTTGCAGGCGATGGGCGTTGCCTGGTCACGGGATCTGCTCCCCGCCAGCGGTCCCGTCAGCGGACTGTGTACCGCGTTCCGGCTGCGGCAGGAAGCTGCGCTGCTCGTCCTCGCATGCGACCTGCCCTTTGTCGACCCGCGGCAAATCAAGCTGCTGTTGGCGCAAACCGAACAACTGCACGAGTGGGATGCTGTGATTCCGGAACAGGGGGGGCGGCTGCACCCCCTGTTTGCGCTTTACCACCAAAGGACGCACGGCTGGTGGGAAGCAGCCCAGCGAAGCGGTGAGCTTCGCTTGCTGCAGGTGCTGGAGAGGCTGCGCATCAAGCGGCTTCCCGAAGGGTACCTGGATCGCTGGGCCACGTTTAACATGAATACACCGCAAGCGTATCGGCAAGCACTGCAGGAAAGGAAGAGAAGAGATGCGCTTTCACCGTCAACCGATTAGCGTCGACGAGGCGCAGGCGAGACTGCTGGAGCGGGTGGTTCCGCTGGATGCGGAGGAGGTGCCGCTCGCGGATGCGTACGGGAGAGTGCTGGCCCGGCCGTTGTACGCTACCTATGACCTGCCGCCATTTGACCGTTCCCCGCTGGATGGGTACGCCGTCCGCGCCGAAGACACGGCCGCCGCGACGCCCGCCGCGCCGGTTGCGCTGGAGGTGATCGAGACGGTTGCGGCAGGGGAAGTGCCCCGCCTGCCAGTGGGCCGCGGGCAGGCCTGCCGCATCATGACCGGTGCGATGATCCCGCAGGGAGCCGACGCGGTCGTCATGTTTGAACAGACGGAGAATCCGGCGCAGCCGGTCGACGTCGTTCGCGTCAAACGGGCGATGCGGCCGGGCGAAAACATTGCCCTGCAGGGCGAAGAAGTGGCGAAAGGCAGCTGTGTGCTGCCGGCGGGAGCGCTGATCGGCGCCGGTGCACTCGCGCTGCTGGCCACATTTGGCGCCGTTTCTGTCGCTGTCCGGCGCAGGCCGCGCGTCGGAATCGTCGCTACCGGCAGCGAGTTGGTCGAGCCGGATCAGCCGCTGGCGCCGGGAAAAATCCGCAACAGCAACGGGATGATGCTGGCCGGAATGATCCGCGACGCGGGGGGGACCCCCGTGCTGCTTGGCTGTTTGCCGGATGAAGCAAAGGCGGCGAAGCAAAAGCTGAGCGAATGGACGCAGCAGGTTGATCTGTTGGTCACGACCGGCGGGATTTCCGTTGGCGATTTTGACCTGATGGCCGACCTGTTCGCGGACCCGTCGTTTCAGCGCTTGTTTGACCGGGTGGCGATGAGACCGGGCAGTCCCACATCTGCCGCCGTGTACCACGGCAGGCTGATCTGCGCCTTGTCCGGCAGCCCCTCCGCCTGTTTTGTCGGCTGCGAGCTATTGGTCAAACCGCTGCTGGCGAAAATGTTGGGCAAACCTCGCCCGCTTCCGGCGCCTGTGGAAGCGATCCTGGCGCAAGACTACCGGAAACCGTGTCCCTACCCGCGCTATCTGCGCGGCCGGCTGCGAGCAGAGCAGGCGGTATTGTACGCCGATCCGGATGGAAACGACAAAGCGGGCCGGCTGGCTACGCTGCACCAGAACAACTGTCTCATCATCATTCCGCCCGGCGGCGGCGGGCGACAGGCTGGGGCACGTGTTTCCGTCATCCCGCTGGCCAACAGCGGCCCAGATTGTTTGGGCAGTTGAGTTTGCCTAAAAGAAAGAGGTGCATACGGATGGTTACGCCGCCCAGGGTCGTGCAGATCGTCGGTTATTCCGATACGGGCAAAACAACGCTGATCACCCAGCTGATCAGGCACTTGCGGCAGCTTGGTTATCAGGTCGGCGTGATCAAGCGGGATGGGCATGATCGGGAATGGGAACCAGCAGGCAAGGATACGTGGACGTTTCGCCATGCCGGAGCGGGCCTGGTCGCGATCCAATCGTCCACGAAAATGGCCTGGTTTGAGCAGCCGCCGCCATCGCTGGATGCGCTGATCGGACGGATGGGCGAAGCGGGAGCGCAGATCATCCTCGTCGAAGGTTTTAAAACGGCTCCCTATCCCAAACTGCTGGTCGTGCGGGAGCGCTCCCACCTCGCGCTGCTCGAGCGGCTGACCGATTGCCGCGGCATCGTCAGCTGGTTTCCGCTGCAAACTCAGGCGCTTCCCGTCTACCCGATTGATCAGCCACAGCGCGTGGCAGCCTTTGTCGAAACGGTGCTCTTCGGCGATCAGCAAAACCATTTGGAGCGCTGCTAAAGAAACCGGAAAAAGCACAGGTGGAACGGCAGTTCTGCCTGTGTTTTTTCATGGCCGCAGTTTATATGTAAAAATATACCAAAAATTTGTGCTCTTCGCTAATCTTGTACCCAGATTAAAAAAAGAATGGTAAAATGAAGGGAAACTTTCATTCTCGATCATTATGTTTGTCTCAGCCTCGCCTTCGCACGGACATCCGGCGTCATCGGAAGCGGATCACTCGCCAACTTACGGACCGAAGGAGGTTGCGCAATGACGAAGCGTTGGCCCATAGACTGGCTGCCCGCCCTGTTTATTTGCTTCCTGCTGGTCGCCTGCAGCAATCAGCCGACGGGAACGGGATCGACGGCACAAGACGAACTCATCAAACAGCTGGGCACCGTGGAGAAAGTGTCTGTCCTCTCCACCGATGGTACGGAACTTCCGCTCGAGCTGCGCGATTTTTCCCATGAAATAGCGGAGCGTGCTGCACCGCTGCAGCGGGCCGCAACCCCGCTCGCTCCCGATCAGGTCAAGTTTACCTTGATCGTGCACCGCGCCGATCTGGCGCCGCTGGTGATTGAGGTGGGAAGCAAAGTCAGCCAGGTCGGTGAGGTCGCCTATGCTGGCGAAGGGGCGGAAGCTTTGTACCAATGGACGCGCGAGAAGATCGGCCAGTCCTTGTTTCACCATGAAGGTGTTTACGCGATTCAGCTGACGGCCGCCGATCAGGGGCGCACCTACACGCTGAGCCAGGAGGAGTCTTCATTCGTCTGGAAATCGCTGCAAGCCGCGACGTATCAGCATAAACTGGAACAGCTCAGCTACCCCCTCTACCCCGCTTATCAACTAGAACTTGATCTGGGAGAGCGGGTGCTGGATGTCGCCGTCTTGACACCCGGTCTGTTGTCAGTCCGATTCGGCGACGAAGTTTTGCACTACCGCGTGACGGGAGAGCTGTTTTCCAAGCTCACGGAATGGCTCCCGCCGCATGATCAGGCGGAGGGCGATCCGTTCAACACGCTGTTTAAAGCGACAAAAGTGCAGATCACGGGGGCGGACAAGAGCGGCCACGCGCAAACGTGGGTGATTGGGGAGTCGATCGAAGGGCAGGGACGCGCCCACCAACTGGTGAGGCTGCTCAAACAAGCAACCCCGCTCAAGCAGCCGCCCGCGCTGCCCGAGAAGCCGCTGTTTACCCTTGCGTTTCAGCTGCCGGGCGGCGAACAGCGAATCGACCTGTACGAGAAATGGTTCATCTATAATGGCCGCATCTATGAACAAGCAGCGATCAGCGACTACATTCAGCGGCTGATCGCGCTGCCGGCCGCGCCCGGCCCCAACAACCAGCAGCCCAAGAACCAGCCGTAATGCAATCATTCGGCCCCTTTCCACCGTTTATCCACGCTGGCCGGCGGGATAAACTTTTTTTTTGCCGCCGACAAGGAGCTGTTCGCTCGCGCGTTTCCTGCTTCCGCCCGGCTCGTCCGCCATCCCCCGGCGGATCCGCCCATTTATGAGACCGGGCGAAGTTGGCGAAACTAGGTTCAGAAATAGAATCAGGTAAAAAAATAGTATGACACCATAGCGGATTTTGTCGTAAAATAGTCTTGTTTGCAGCGGCAGGGCAGGAGCTGGTTCCGCTTGCCAGCATACCTCATGAGGGGCTAGGACTGCCGAGGTTTTAAGCTTACATTTTCATAGGAGGATGGAGAATGAACATTCACGAGTATCAAGGCAAAGAGATACTGAAGCAGTACGGTGTGAAAGTGCCGGAAGGACGTGTCGCCTTTACTGTGGATGAAGCGGTCGAAGCGGCGAAAGAACTGGGTACCCAGGTGGTCGTCGTCAAGGCGCAAATCCACGCGGGAGGCCGCGGCAAGGCAGGCGGCGTCAAGGTTGCCAAAAACTTGGACGAAGTGCGTACATATGCGAGCGAACTGTTGGGCAAGGTGCTCGTCACCCACCAGACCGGACCAGAGGGCAAGGAAGTAAAGCGGCTGTTGATTGAACAGGGCTGCGACATACAAAAAGAGTACTATGTGGGCGTCGTCGTCGACCGGTCGACCGGGCGCGTGACGATGATGGCTTCCGAAGAGGGCGGTACGGAGATCGAAGAAGTGGCCGCTCGCACCCCGGAAAAAATCTTTAAAGAAGTGATTGACCCGGTTGTCGGGCTTACGCCGTTCCAGGCCCGCCGGCTGGCGTTCGCGATCAACATTCCGAACCACCTGGTCAACAAAGCGGCCAAGTTCATGTTGGGTCTGTACGAAGCGTTTGTTGACAAGGATTGCTCGATCGCCGAAATCAATCCGCTCGTCGTCACCGGAGACGGTGAAGTGATGGCGCTCGATGCCAAGCTGAACTTCGATTCCAATGCGTTGTTCCGCCATCCCGAGATCCTCGAACTGCGCGACCTCTCCGAAGAGGATGAAAAAGAGATCGAGGCATCCAAATACGACCTGTCCTACATCGCGCTGGACGGCAACATCGGCTGCATGGTGAACGGCGCCGGGCTGGCGATGGCAACGATGGACATTATCAAATACTACGGCGGCGAGCCGGCCAACTTCCTGGACGTGGGCGGCGGCGCATCGGAGGAGAAGGTGACGGAAGCGTTCAAGATCATCCTCTCCGACCAGAAAGTAAAAGGGATTTTCGTCAACATCTTCGGCGGCATTATGAAGTGTGACGTCATCGCCAACGGGATTGTCGCGGCGGCCAAACAGGTGCAGCTGGATCGCCCGCTGGTGGTCCGCCTGGAAGGGACCAACGTAGAGCTGGGCAAGCGGATCCTGAACGAATCGGGCCTGCAAATTGTCGCGGCAGATTCGATGGCGGACGGCGCGCAAAAGATCGTCTCCCTGGTTCAGTAAGCTGATCTGAGGAATACGAAGATAAAGGTGGGAATGATACGCGATGAGCATTTTGATTAACAAAGATACAAAAGTGATTACACAGGGCATTACAGGTTCGGCAGGGCGCTTCCACACGCAACAAGCGGTGGAATATGGCACGAAGGTGGTAGGCGGCACCTCCCCGGGGAAAGGCGGCACGGAGGTTGACGGGATTCCCGTGTTCAACACGGTCAAGGAAGCTGTCGAAAAGACCGGCGCCAACGCCTCGGTGATTTACGTACCCCCTGCTTTTGCCGCTGATTCGATTATGGAAGCGGTAGACGCA contains:
- the mobA gene encoding molybdenum cofactor guanylyltransferase, encoding MEKLSVCGVILAGGASRRMGRPKELLSWGGQPLLLHLAKSVQAAALPCLVISNEPERLPLATLQAMGVAWSRDLLPASGPVSGLCTAFRLRQEAALLVLACDLPFVDPRQIKLLLAQTEQLHEWDAVIPEQGGRLHPLFALYHQRTHGWWEAAQRSGELRLLQVLERLRIKRLPEGYLDRWATFNMNTPQAYRQALQERKRRDALSPSTD
- the glp gene encoding gephyrin-like molybdotransferase Glp; the protein is MRFHRQPISVDEAQARLLERVVPLDAEEVPLADAYGRVLARPLYATYDLPPFDRSPLDGYAVRAEDTAAATPAAPVALEVIETVAAGEVPRLPVGRGQACRIMTGAMIPQGADAVVMFEQTENPAQPVDVVRVKRAMRPGENIALQGEEVAKGSCVLPAGALIGAGALALLATFGAVSVAVRRRPRVGIVATGSELVEPDQPLAPGKIRNSNGMMLAGMIRDAGGTPVLLGCLPDEAKAAKQKLSEWTQQVDLLVTTGGISVGDFDLMADLFADPSFQRLFDRVAMRPGSPTSAAVYHGRLICALSGSPSACFVGCELLVKPLLAKMLGKPRPLPAPVEAILAQDYRKPCPYPRYLRGRLRAEQAVLYADPDGNDKAGRLATLHQNNCLIIIPPGGGGRQAGARVSVIPLANSGPDCLGS
- the mobB gene encoding molybdopterin-guanine dinucleotide biosynthesis protein B, with the translated sequence MVTPPRVVQIVGYSDTGKTTLITQLIRHLRQLGYQVGVIKRDGHDREWEPAGKDTWTFRHAGAGLVAIQSSTKMAWFEQPPPSLDALIGRMGEAGAQIILVEGFKTAPYPKLLVVRERSHLALLERLTDCRGIVSWFPLQTQALPVYPIDQPQRVAAFVETVLFGDQQNHLERC
- the sucC gene encoding ADP-forming succinate--CoA ligase subunit beta; translation: MNIHEYQGKEILKQYGVKVPEGRVAFTVDEAVEAAKELGTQVVVVKAQIHAGGRGKAGGVKVAKNLDEVRTYASELLGKVLVTHQTGPEGKEVKRLLIEQGCDIQKEYYVGVVVDRSTGRVTMMASEEGGTEIEEVAARTPEKIFKEVIDPVVGLTPFQARRLAFAINIPNHLVNKAAKFMLGLYEAFVDKDCSIAEINPLVVTGDGEVMALDAKLNFDSNALFRHPEILELRDLSEEDEKEIEASKYDLSYIALDGNIGCMVNGAGLAMATMDIIKYYGGEPANFLDVGGGASEEKVTEAFKIILSDQKVKGIFVNIFGGIMKCDVIANGIVAAAKQVQLDRPLVVRLEGTNVELGKRILNESGLQIVAADSMADGAQKIVSLVQ